Proteins encoded within one genomic window of Burkholderiaceae bacterium:
- a CDS encoding Phenylacetic acid degradation operon negative regulatory protein PaaX — MTLPDRAAALMQARIAAYRNQVRFRAGSLIISVFGDAVAPRGSRVWIGSLIRLLEPLGINERLTRTAVSRLAQQKWLRIEREGRRANYLLTPDGQRRFEEASRAIYASQARPWDGRWRLMLLVRELDGAAREPLRRALAWQGFGQIGSGCFVHPSADPEQTLRALATEGLPDAQQQLMPLVASNPCQEPRASDAELVRRAWDLEALEQHYAEFDARYRPILNALQAQGTVSAKGVQIDPERAFLLRTLLIHDWRRLLLRDPELPDVLLPAGWHGQPARQLIQALYRLLLAPSERHLDAQLQLADARALRARTDLGKHRFAPAANAQAEPVQAAASSV; from the coding sequence ATGACCCTTCCGGACCGCGCGGCGGCGCTGATGCAGGCGCGCATAGCCGCCTACCGCAACCAGGTCCGCTTTCGCGCCGGGTCGCTGATCATCTCGGTGTTCGGCGACGCGGTTGCGCCGCGCGGCAGCCGGGTCTGGATCGGCAGCCTGATCCGGCTGCTCGAACCGCTGGGCATCAACGAGCGGCTCACGCGCACCGCGGTGTCCAGGTTGGCGCAGCAGAAATGGCTTCGGATCGAGCGCGAGGGCCGCCGCGCGAACTACCTGCTGACGCCCGACGGGCAGCGCCGCTTCGAAGAGGCGTCCCGCGCGATCTACGCCAGCCAGGCGCGGCCCTGGGACGGCCGCTGGCGCCTGATGCTGCTGGTGCGCGAGCTCGACGGCGCGGCACGCGAGCCCTTGCGGCGCGCACTGGCGTGGCAAGGTTTCGGCCAGATCGGATCGGGCTGCTTCGTGCACCCGAGCGCCGATCCGGAGCAGACACTGCGCGCGCTGGCCACCGAAGGGTTGCCCGACGCGCAGCAGCAACTGATGCCGCTCGTCGCGAGCAACCCATGTCAGGAACCGCGCGCCAGCGACGCCGAGCTGGTGCGCCGCGCCTGGGACCTCGAAGCGCTCGAGCAGCACTACGCGGAATTCGACGCCCGATACCGTCCGATCCTGAACGCGCTGCAAGCGCAAGGCACCGTCTCTGCAAAGGGCGTGCAAATCGATCCGGAGCGCGCCTTCCTGCTGCGTACCTTGCTGATCCACGACTGGCGCCGCCTGCTGCTGCGCGATCCGGAACTGCCGGACGTGCTGCTGCCCGCCGGATGGCACGGCCAGCCCGCGCGACAGCTGATCCAGGCGTTGTACCGCTTGCTGCTCGCGCCTTCCGAGCGCCATCTGGACGCGCAATTGCAGCTGGCCGATGCGCGCGCGCTGCGCGCCCGCACCGATCTGGGCAAACATCGTTTTGCGCCGGCGGCGAACGCGCAGGCGGAGCCGGTTCAGGCGGCGGCGTCCAGCGTGTAG
- a CDS encoding 23S rRNA (adenine(2030)-N(6))-methyltransferase: MPRPRSSGCYHRPMFSYRHAFHAGSHADVLKHMVLIAVLRHLTRKDTALTVVDTHAGAGLYRLDGDYATHTGEARTGVLKLFAQLHAAAPDSQTNTGEAVVLASLDASNNVAKANGRAIDMPTRRATPRGVVTPILQDYLDLVAGFNPDGGLRIYPGSPFVIHRLLRADVRDRLRLFELHPTDARSLAANIAQLGAGHAVTAAAQDGFEALKALLPPPSRRALALIDPSYEIKSDYARVAACVQDGLKRFATGSYLVWYPVIPRPEAHALPRRLRTLANQAGRAWLDAQLSIGQDDARRAAAADPTAAPRRPGLTASGVFVINPPHTLRASLEAALPQLLQILGRGRGRHYTLDAAA; the protein is encoded by the coding sequence ATGCCGCGGCCGAGGTCGTCGGGTTGCTACCATCGCCCGATGTTCAGCTACCGTCACGCGTTCCACGCCGGCAGCCATGCCGATGTGCTGAAGCACATGGTGCTGATCGCCGTGCTCAGGCATCTGACGCGCAAGGACACCGCGCTGACCGTGGTCGACACCCATGCCGGCGCCGGGCTGTACCGGCTCGACGGCGACTACGCGACGCACACCGGCGAGGCCAGGACCGGCGTGCTCAAGCTGTTCGCGCAGTTGCACGCCGCGGCTCCAGATTCTCAAACGAATACGGGGGAAGCCGTTGTCCTGGCTTCCCTTGATGCTTCCAATAATGTAGCAAAAGCCAATGGTCGCGCGATCGACATGCCAACCCGTCGCGCGACTCCACGCGGAGTCGTCACGCCGATATTGCAGGACTACCTGGATCTGGTCGCCGGCTTCAACCCGGATGGCGGGCTGCGCATCTACCCCGGCTCGCCGTTCGTGATCCATCGGCTGCTGCGCGCCGACGTGCGCGACCGGCTGCGGCTGTTCGAACTTCATCCGACCGACGCTCGCTCGCTCGCCGCGAACATCGCGCAGCTGGGCGCCGGGCATGCGGTGACGGCCGCCGCCCAGGATGGGTTCGAGGCGCTCAAGGCATTGCTGCCGCCGCCGTCGCGGCGCGCGCTGGCGCTGATTGACCCGAGCTACGAGATCAAGAGCGACTACGCGCGCGTGGCCGCCTGCGTGCAGGACGGCCTGAAGCGCTTCGCCACCGGCAGCTATCTGGTCTGGTATCCGGTGATTCCGCGGCCCGAGGCGCATGCGCTGCCGCGCCGCCTGCGCACGCTGGCGAACCAGGCCGGCCGCGCTTGGCTCGACGCGCAGCTTTCGATAGGGCAGGACGACGCGCGCCGCGCGGCCGCAGCCGATCCGACCGCCGCGCCGCGCCGACCGGGCCTGACCGCCAGCGGCGTGTTCGTGATCAACCCGCCGCATACGCTGCGCGCGTCGCTTGAGGCGGCGCTGCCGCAGCTGCTGCAAATCCTGGGCCGCGGTCGCGGCCGGCACTACACGCTGGACGCCGCCGCCTGA
- a CDS encoding LSU ribosomal protein L13p (L13Ae) produces the protein MSQTFSAKPADVVHEWFVIDATDKVLGRVASEVALRLRGKHKAIYTPHVDTGDFIVVVNASKLRVTGAKELDKMYYRHTGYPGGIRATSFRDLQARHPGRALEKAVKGMLPKGPLGYAMIKKLKVYGGAEHPHSAQQPKVLEIGGAAS, from the coding sequence ATGTCCCAGACCTTCAGCGCAAAACCCGCTGACGTGGTGCACGAGTGGTTTGTGATTGACGCGACCGACAAGGTCCTCGGACGAGTAGCCAGCGAAGTTGCTCTCCGTCTGCGCGGCAAGCACAAGGCCATTTACACGCCTCACGTCGACACCGGCGACTTCATCGTCGTCGTCAACGCCTCCAAGCTCCGCGTCACCGGCGCGAAAGAGCTGGACAAGATGTACTACCGCCACACCGGCTATCCGGGCGGCATCCGGGCCACGAGCTTTCGCGACCTGCAGGCGCGCCATCCGGGGCGTGCGCTCGAAAAGGCCGTCAAGGGCATGCTGCCCAAGGGCCCGCTCGGCTACGCGATGATCAAGAAGCTCAAGGTCTACGGCGGAGCCGAGCATCCGCACAGCGCCCAGCAACCGAAGGTGCTGGAAATCGGAGGAGCCGCGTCATGA
- a CDS encoding SSU ribosomal protein S9p (S16e), with translation MIGEWNNGTGRRKSSVARVFLRKGSGRITVNGRDIAEFFGRQTSIMIAKQPLVLTDHVESFDIQINVQGGGESGQAGAVRHGITRALIDYDATLKPALSQAGFVTRDAREVERKKVGLHSARRRKQFSKR, from the coding sequence ATGATTGGTGAATGGAACAACGGCACCGGCCGGCGCAAATCGAGCGTCGCCCGCGTGTTTCTGAGAAAAGGCAGTGGCCGCATCACGGTCAATGGCCGCGACATCGCCGAGTTCTTCGGCCGCCAGACCTCGATCATGATCGCGAAGCAGCCGCTGGTGCTGACCGACCACGTCGAGAGCTTCGACATCCAGATCAACGTGCAGGGTGGCGGCGAATCGGGCCAGGCTGGCGCGGTGCGCCACGGCATCACGCGGGCGCTGATCGATTACGACGCCACGCTCAAGCCGGCACTGAGCCAGGCCGGCTTCGTCACGCGCGACGCGCGCGAGGTCGAGCGCAAGAAGGTCGGCCTGCATTCGGCCCGCCGGCGCAAGCAGTTCTCGAAGCGCTGA
- a CDS encoding Iron-sulfur cluster insertion protein ErpA, whose protein sequence is MSAVAEIPAATAMPDPIVFTDSAAAKVAELIAEEGNPDLKLRVFVQGGGCSGFQYGFTFEEVANDDDTTMVKNGVSLLIDAMSYQYLLGAEIDYKEDLQGAQFVIKNPNAQSTCGCGSSFSA, encoded by the coding sequence ATGAGCGCTGTTGCAGAAATCCCCGCCGCTACGGCGATGCCCGACCCGATCGTCTTCACCGACAGCGCGGCCGCCAAGGTGGCCGAACTGATCGCCGAGGAAGGCAACCCGGATCTCAAGCTGCGCGTGTTCGTGCAGGGCGGCGGCTGCTCCGGGTTCCAGTACGGATTCACATTCGAAGAGGTCGCGAACGACGACGACACGACGATGGTGAAGAACGGCGTGTCGCTGCTGATCGACGCGATGAGCTACCAGTACCTGCTCGGCGCCGAGATTGATTACAAGGAAGATCTGCAGGGCGCGCAGTTCGTGATCAAGAACCCGAACGCGCAGTCCACCTGCGGTTGCGGGTCGAGCTTCTCGGCCTGA
- a CDS encoding putative MFS-type transporter gives MTQPTDDKAGSSLLWLVGVGFFMQTLDTTIVNTALPAMAKSLGESPLRMQSVVVAYSLTMAMLIPASGWVADRLGTRRVYLAAIVLFAIGSALCALSQTLPQLVASRVVQGCGGALLLPVGRLAVMRGVPREQFLAAMSFVAIPGMVGPLVGPTLGGWLVVVASWHWIFLINLPVAVAGYFATVRHMPVGRDHPSGPFDVGGYLMLAFGMVAISMSLDGLSDLGLRQATVLVLMIFGLASLAAYWLHAARRPDPLFSPTLFRVPTLSIGLIGNLFARLGSSCMPFLIPLLLQVCLGYTPLEAGLMMVPVAAAGMASKQLATTLVRWIGYRNVLVINTALVGIAMASFAVTSPDVPLWLRVVQLALFGAVNSLQFTVMNTVTLKDLSFAQASSGNSLLSMVQMLAMGMGVAAASAVLAAYYGYFEASGAERTLDAFHATFATMGLITIASAWIFWQLESGIERSSGPHRPVEAGGSAP, from the coding sequence ATGACCCAGCCCACCGACGACAAGGCCGGCAGTTCGCTGCTGTGGCTGGTCGGCGTGGGCTTCTTCATGCAGACGCTGGACACGACCATCGTCAACACCGCGCTGCCGGCGATGGCGAAGAGCCTGGGCGAGAGCCCGCTCCGCATGCAGTCGGTGGTGGTCGCCTATTCGCTGACGATGGCGATGCTGATCCCCGCGTCGGGCTGGGTGGCGGACCGCCTCGGCACGCGCCGCGTGTATCTGGCCGCGATCGTGCTGTTCGCGATCGGCTCGGCGCTGTGCGCGCTGTCGCAGACATTGCCGCAACTGGTCGCATCGCGCGTGGTCCAGGGCTGCGGCGGCGCGCTGCTGCTGCCGGTCGGACGCCTTGCGGTGATGCGCGGCGTGCCGCGCGAGCAGTTCCTGGCGGCGATGAGCTTCGTCGCGATTCCGGGCATGGTCGGGCCGCTGGTCGGCCCGACGCTCGGCGGCTGGCTGGTGGTGGTGGCGTCCTGGCACTGGATCTTCCTGATCAACCTGCCGGTGGCGGTCGCCGGCTACTTTGCGACGGTCCGGCACATGCCGGTCGGGCGCGACCACCCATCCGGACCGTTCGACGTCGGCGGCTACCTGATGCTCGCGTTCGGCATGGTCGCGATCTCGATGTCGCTCGACGGCCTGTCCGACCTCGGCCTGCGCCAGGCGACCGTGCTGGTGCTGATGATCTTCGGGCTGGCAAGCCTCGCCGCGTACTGGCTGCACGCCGCGCGCCGGCCCGACCCGCTGTTCTCGCCGACGCTGTTTCGCGTGCCGACGCTCTCGATCGGGCTGATCGGCAATCTGTTCGCGCGTCTCGGCAGCAGCTGCATGCCGTTCCTGATCCCGCTGCTGCTGCAAGTCTGCTTGGGCTATACGCCGCTCGAGGCCGGTCTGATGATGGTGCCGGTGGCTGCGGCCGGCATGGCGTCCAAGCAACTCGCGACGACGCTGGTGCGCTGGATCGGCTACCGCAACGTGCTGGTCATCAACACCGCGCTGGTCGGCATCGCGATGGCGAGCTTCGCGGTCACGTCGCCCGACGTGCCGCTGTGGCTGCGCGTCGTTCAGCTGGCGCTGTTCGGCGCGGTCAACTCGCTGCAGTTCACCGTCATGAACACGGTGACGCTGAAGGACCTGAGCTTCGCGCAGGCGTCCAGCGGCAACAGCCTGCTGTCGATGGTGCAGATGCTGGCGATGGGCATGGGCGTGGCGGCAGCCAGCGCGGTGCTCGCCGCCTACTACGGCTACTTCGAAGCATCGGGGGCCGAGCGCACGCTCGATGCGTTCCACGCGACCTTTGCGACCATGGGCCTGATCACGATCGCGTCGGCCTGGATCTTCTGGCAGCTCGAGTCCGGCATCGAGCGCAGCAGCGGGCCGCACCGGCCGGTGGAGGCCGGCGGCTCCGCGCCCTGA
- a CDS encoding anhydro-N-acetylmuramic acid kinase yields the protein MDDAPDRFFIGLMSGTSLDGVDGVLVDLSKQKPQVAVHRSALFAPELRAELLALNTRGDDELHRAAQAANALAQRYADVVAELLAAAGIAANQVAAIGAHGQTVRHHPRPFDAPRPDASPLPGYTLQLNNPALLAELTGITVVADFRSRDVAAGGEGAPLVPAFHREVFGEPGRDVAVLNLGGIANLSLLFADGGVRGFDCGPGNALIDGWCQRHTGHAFDAGGAWAASGRVDPALLGALLAEPFLAAPPPKSTGRDLFNMEWLQARLQGFAALPAADVQATLAEFTARCAADALSLQGADSCTLIVCGGGALNTHLMQRLQAGLPLVAVTSSEAHGLPPLQVEAAAFAWLARKTLRREPGNLPGVTGARGPRVLGAIHPA from the coding sequence ATGGATGACGCGCCGGACCGCTTCTTCATCGGCCTGATGTCGGGCACCTCGCTCGACGGCGTGGACGGCGTGCTGGTCGATTTATCAAAGCAAAAACCGCAGGTAGCCGTTCATCGGTCTGCATTGTTTGCTCCTGAATTAAGAGCGGAACTGCTCGCACTCAACACGCGGGGCGATGACGAATTGCACCGCGCGGCGCAGGCGGCAAATGCGCTGGCGCAGCGGTACGCAGACGTCGTGGCCGAACTGCTGGCCGCGGCCGGCATCGCCGCGAACCAGGTTGCCGCGATCGGCGCGCATGGCCAGACCGTGCGGCATCACCCGCGCCCGTTCGATGCACCACGGCCCGACGCCAGCCCGCTGCCCGGCTACACGCTGCAGCTCAACAACCCCGCGCTGCTGGCCGAATTGACCGGCATCACCGTGGTCGCCGACTTCCGCAGCCGCGACGTCGCGGCCGGCGGCGAAGGCGCGCCGCTGGTGCCGGCGTTCCACCGCGAGGTGTTCGGCGAACCGGGCCGGGACGTTGCGGTGCTGAACCTCGGCGGCATCGCGAACCTGAGCCTGCTTTTCGCCGATGGCGGCGTGCGCGGCTTCGACTGCGGTCCCGGCAATGCGCTGATCGACGGCTGGTGCCAGCGCCACACCGGTCATGCGTTCGACGCGGGCGGCGCCTGGGCCGCGAGCGGCCGCGTCGATCCGGCGCTGCTGGGTGCGTTGCTGGCCGAGCCGTTCCTCGCCGCGCCGCCGCCGAAGAGCACCGGGCGCGACCTGTTCAACATGGAATGGCTGCAAGCGCGGCTGCAAGGCTTTGCAGCGTTGCCCGCGGCCGACGTGCAGGCGACGCTCGCCGAATTCACCGCGCGCTGCGCCGCCGACGCGCTGTCGCTGCAAGGCGCGGATAGCTGCACGCTGATCGTCTGCGGCGGCGGCGCACTCAACACTCATTTGATGCAGCGCCTGCAGGCAGGTTTGCCGCTGGTAGCGGTCACCTCGTCCGAGGCGCACGGCCTGCCGCCGCTGCAGGTCGAGGCCGCCGCCTTCGCGTGGCTGGCGCGCAAGACCCTGCGGCGCGAGCCTGGCAACCTGCCGGGCGTGACCGGCGCGCGCGGCCCGCGCGTGCTCGGCGCGATCCATCCGGCCTGA
- a CDS encoding Peptidase, M23/M37 family: MVAAILFGVGGGAYAVASLGPDPSDLPVRQILEAVQPSAAPAAEQAEQLDAHHFTLYRSDTTHAGDSAATLLRRLGVDDAEAAAFIRSDAQTRKSLLGGAGRSVTAQAGDDQHLIRLTARWITDASGNFHRLVVERTPQGFTSRVEVAPLMAVSQLGSATIDTTLVAAADEAKIPDGVLSQIVDIFGSDIDFQNGLKKGDRFSVVYETLQADGEPISGGNVTGRVLSAEFVNRGKTYSAVWFQDPTATGAARRGSYYTLDGRSLHHAFLKSPVKFSHITSGFQMRFDPILRKWKMHEGIDFAGPIGTPVRTVADGVVQFAGQQTGYGNVIFIRHRPGPDGSHVTVYAHLSRILVHQGESVTQGEDIGRIGQTGWATGPHLHFEYRVNGVYRNPVLLAQQSDTAPLAAAERPAFEQRAASMRMQLADAALIKTASSQ, translated from the coding sequence GTGGTCGCCGCGATCCTCTTCGGTGTCGGCGGCGGCGCGTACGCGGTCGCGTCGCTCGGGCCCGATCCGTCGGACCTTCCGGTGCGCCAGATCCTCGAAGCGGTGCAGCCGTCGGCGGCGCCGGCTGCCGAACAGGCCGAGCAACTGGACGCGCACCATTTCACGCTGTACCGCTCCGACACCACGCACGCCGGCGACAGCGCCGCGACGCTGCTGCGCCGGCTCGGCGTCGACGACGCCGAAGCGGCCGCATTCATCCGCAGCGACGCGCAGACGCGCAAGAGCCTGCTCGGTGGCGCCGGCCGCTCGGTCACCGCGCAGGCCGGCGACGACCAGCACCTGATCCGCCTCACCGCGCGCTGGATCACCGACGCCAGCGGCAACTTCCACCGGCTGGTGGTCGAGCGCACGCCGCAAGGCTTCACCTCCCGCGTCGAGGTCGCACCGCTGATGGCCGTGTCGCAGCTCGGCAGCGCGACGATCGATACCACGCTGGTCGCGGCTGCCGACGAAGCGAAGATTCCGGACGGGGTGCTGTCGCAGATCGTCGATATCTTCGGCAGCGACATCGATTTCCAGAACGGATTGAAGAAGGGTGACCGGTTCTCTGTGGTGTACGAGACGCTGCAGGCCGACGGCGAGCCGATTTCCGGCGGCAACGTGACCGGCCGCGTGCTGAGCGCCGAGTTCGTCAATCGTGGCAAGACGTACAGCGCGGTGTGGTTCCAGGATCCGACCGCGACCGGCGCGGCGCGGCGCGGCAGCTACTACACGCTGGACGGCCGCAGCCTGCACCATGCATTCCTGAAATCGCCGGTCAAGTTCTCGCACATCACCAGCGGCTTCCAGATGCGCTTCGATCCGATCCTGCGCAAATGGAAGATGCACGAAGGCATCGACTTCGCCGGCCCGATCGGCACGCCGGTGCGCACCGTCGCCGATGGCGTCGTCCAGTTCGCCGGGCAACAGACCGGCTACGGCAACGTGATCTTCATCCGGCATCGCCCCGGGCCGGACGGCAGCCACGTCACGGTGTACGCGCACCTGAGCCGGATCCTGGTGCACCAGGGCGAGAGCGTGACGCAGGGCGAGGATATCGGCCGCATCGGCCAGACCGGCTGGGCTACCGGCCCGCACCTGCATTTCGAGTACCGGGTGAACGGCGTCTACCGCAACCCGGTGCTGCTCGCGCAGCAGAGCGACACCGCGCCGCTCGCGGCGGCGGAGCGCCCGGCGTTCGAGCAGCGCGCTGCGTCGATGCGCATGCAGCTCGCCGACGCGGCGCTGATCAAGACCGCCAGCAGTCAGTAG
- a CDS encoding Tyrosyl-tRNA synthetase: MNSNQSTTFPVDQRVRDALAVTLRGCEELIPEADWVAKLARSQATGVPLRIKLGLDPTAPDIHIGHTVVLNKMRQLQDLGHTVIFLIGDFTTMIGDPSGRNSTRPPLTREQIEANAQTYYRQASLVLDPAKTEIRYNSEWSDPLGARGMIELAAKYTVARMMERDDFNKRFKEGRSISVHEFLYPLMQGYDSVALKSDLELGGTDQKFNLLVGRHLQQEYGQEPQCILTMPLLEGLDGVEKMSKSKNNYIGISEDANTMFAKVLSISDALMWRWYTLLSFRSEAEIEVLRGEVDAGRNPKDVKVLLAREITTRFHGARAADAAEQDFALRARGGVPDEIPALTFALGPGGGALGIATLLKMAGLAASSGEGNRLIDGGGVRVDSAVVSDKALKLGAGTYVLQVGKRKFARVTLISP; the protein is encoded by the coding sequence ATGAATTCAAATCAAAGTACTACTTTCCCGGTCGATCAGCGAGTACGCGACGCGCTCGCGGTCACGCTGCGCGGCTGCGAAGAGCTGATCCCGGAAGCCGACTGGGTCGCGAAGCTGGCGCGCTCGCAGGCGACCGGGGTGCCGCTGCGCATCAAACTCGGGCTCGACCCGACCGCGCCCGACATCCATATCGGCCACACCGTGGTGCTGAACAAGATGCGCCAGCTGCAGGACCTCGGCCACACGGTGATCTTCCTGATCGGCGACTTCACGACGATGATCGGCGACCCGTCCGGGCGCAACAGCACGCGCCCGCCACTGACGAGAGAGCAGATCGAGGCGAACGCGCAGACCTACTACCGGCAAGCGAGCCTGGTGCTCGACCCGGCGAAGACCGAAATTCGTTACAACAGCGAATGGAGCGACCCGCTGGGCGCGCGCGGCATGATCGAATTGGCGGCGAAGTACACCGTTGCGCGCATGATGGAACGCGATGACTTCAACAAGCGCTTCAAAGAGGGCCGTTCGATCAGCGTCCATGAGTTCCTCTACCCGCTGATGCAGGGCTACGACAGCGTCGCGCTGAAATCCGACCTGGAGCTCGGCGGCACCGACCAGAAGTTCAACCTGCTGGTCGGGCGCCATCTGCAGCAGGAATACGGCCAGGAGCCGCAGTGCATCCTGACGATGCCGCTGCTGGAAGGTCTGGACGGCGTCGAGAAGATGTCCAAGTCGAAGAACAACTACATCGGCATCTCGGAGGACGCGAACACCATGTTCGCGAAGGTGCTGAGCATCTCCGACGCGCTGATGTGGCGCTGGTACACGCTGCTCAGTTTCAGGAGCGAGGCCGAGATCGAAGTGCTGCGCGGCGAGGTCGATGCCGGCCGCAACCCGAAGGACGTCAAGGTGCTGCTGGCGCGCGAGATCACCACGCGCTTTCACGGGGCCAGGGCGGCGGACGCGGCCGAGCAGGACTTCGCGCTGCGCGCGCGTGGCGGCGTGCCCGACGAGATCCCGGCGCTGACGTTCGCGCTCGGCCCTGGCGGCGGCGCCCTGGGCATCGCGACGCTGTTGAAGATGGCCGGACTGGCGGCATCCAGCGGCGAAGGCAACCGGCTGATCGACGGCGGCGGCGTGCGTGTCGACTCCGCCGTCGTCAGCGACAAGGCACTGAAGCTCGGCGCCGGCACCTACGTGCTGCAGGTCGGCAAGCGCAAGTTCGCGCGCGTGACGCTGATATCGCCTTAG
- a CDS encoding Oxidoreductase, short-chain dehydrogenase/reductase family produces the protein MNEQHLLAGKVCVITGGAGSIGLATARLFVAHGARVVLADLDAASLARAVAELGDERVAFEVTDVSDSAQVKRLFERAAERFGGIDVIFSNAGNMGVICPLAEFPEDEFDRVIAVHVKGAFLCCKYGISAMRDGGSVIITSSIVGVRGDPGAYAYITAKHAQVGLMRSVAKEAAARNIRVNTIHPGPIANEFQRRVETSLSQVLQRDAGAFFDQIIPLQRHGRPEEVAQSVLYLASEQSSFVTGSLLMVDGGMSA, from the coding sequence ATGAACGAACAGCATTTGCTTGCAGGCAAGGTCTGCGTGATCACCGGTGGCGCCGGCAGCATCGGGCTTGCCACGGCGCGCCTGTTCGTGGCGCACGGTGCGCGGGTCGTGCTCGCCGATCTCGATGCGGCGTCACTGGCGCGCGCCGTGGCCGAACTGGGTGACGAGCGCGTCGCGTTCGAGGTGACCGATGTGTCGGACAGCGCGCAAGTGAAGCGCCTGTTCGAGCGCGCGGCCGAACGCTTTGGCGGCATCGACGTGATCTTCAGCAATGCCGGCAACATGGGTGTGATCTGCCCGCTCGCCGAGTTTCCGGAAGACGAGTTCGACCGGGTCATTGCTGTCCACGTCAAAGGCGCGTTTCTATGCTGCAAGTACGGCATTTCGGCAATGCGCGATGGCGGCAGCGTGATCATCACGTCGAGCATCGTCGGCGTGCGAGGCGACCCCGGCGCCTATGCCTACATCACGGCCAAGCACGCCCAGGTGGGGCTGATGCGCTCGGTGGCCAAGGAAGCTGCCGCCCGCAACATCCGGGTCAACACGATCCATCCGGGGCCGATCGCGAACGAGTTCCAGCGCCGGGTCGAAACCAGCCTGAGCCAGGTGCTGCAGCGTGATGCGGGTGCCTTCTTTGACCAGATCATCCCGCTACAGCGGCACGGGCGGCCCGAGGAAGTGGCGCAGTCCGTGCTGTATCTGGCCTCGGAGCAGAGCAGCTTCGTCACCGGCAGCCTGCTGATGGTCGACGGCGGCATGAGCGCGTGA
- a CDS encoding Ankyrin, which produces MLAAVLAGAGLVAGTTARAQVPPSAAQVARYTGLHAAAWQGDAATIERLAAAHADVNARDAAGRTPLHVATFAGQRDAIRALAKAGTELGLLDNDRYDAVTIAAVADDEETLRLLLALGASPSLITSRYDGTALIAAAHLGHDGVVRQLIAAGAPLDHVNNLHWTAVIEAIVLGDGGVRHQQTLQALIAAGADLQLADRQGHTPLQLARARGYTAMETMLRQSGAQ; this is translated from the coding sequence ATGCTGGCGGCGGTACTGGCCGGTGCCGGCCTCGTAGCCGGTACCACGGCACGCGCGCAGGTGCCGCCCAGCGCCGCGCAAGTCGCGCGCTACACCGGGCTGCATGCGGCCGCGTGGCAGGGCGACGCGGCGACGATCGAGCGCCTCGCGGCCGCCCACGCCGACGTGAATGCGCGCGATGCCGCCGGCCGCACGCCGCTGCACGTGGCCACGTTCGCCGGCCAGCGGGACGCGATCCGAGCGTTGGCCAAGGCCGGCACCGAACTCGGGCTGCTGGACAACGATCGCTATGACGCGGTGACGATCGCGGCCGTCGCCGACGACGAGGAGACGCTGCGACTGCTGCTCGCGCTCGGCGCCAGCCCAAGCTTGATCACCAGCCGCTACGACGGCACCGCGCTGATCGCGGCCGCGCATCTGGGCCACGACGGCGTGGTGCGCCAGCTGATCGCCGCCGGCGCCCCGCTCGACCATGTGAACAACCTGCACTGGACCGCGGTCATCGAAGCTATCGTGCTCGGCGACGGCGGCGTGCGGCACCAGCAGACGCTGCAGGCGCTGATCGCCGCCGGTGCCGACCTGCAACTCGCGGACCGCCAGGGCCATACGCCGCTGCAACTGGCGCGTGCCCGCGGCTACACCGCCATGGAGACGATGCTGCGGCAGTCGGGCGCGCAATGA
- a CDS encoding heme-binding protein: MRKLLPLSALALFVVSTAASAQAVRTEKNISLELANQIAGAAVAACAGNGYAVTATVVDRAGTVRAVQRADNAGPGTLASSQQKAFTSVSAKSTTQAIMETAQKNPAAANLVYLPGYLLLGGGVPVKAGNEVIGAVGVGGAPGGHLDEQCAMAALAKVQDQLK, encoded by the coding sequence ATGCGCAAACTCCTTCCGCTGTCCGCACTTGCACTGTTCGTCGTTTCCACCGCCGCGAGCGCGCAGGCGGTGCGCACCGAGAAGAACATCTCGCTGGAACTGGCGAACCAGATCGCCGGCGCGGCGGTGGCTGCCTGCGCCGGCAACGGCTATGCGGTGACCGCCACCGTGGTCGACCGCGCCGGCACGGTGCGCGCGGTGCAGCGCGCCGACAACGCCGGCCCGGGCACTCTGGCATCGAGCCAGCAAAAGGCCTTTACCTCCGTCTCCGCGAAGAGCACCACGCAGGCGATCATGGAGACCGCGCAGAAGAACCCCGCGGCCGCGAACCTGGTCTACCTGCCGGGCTATCTGCTGCTCGGCGGCGGCGTGCCGGTCAAGGCCGGCAACGAAGTCATCGGCGCCGTCGGTGTCGGCGGTGCGCCCGGCGGCCACCTGGACGAGCAATGCGCGATGGCCGCCCTCGCCAAGGTGCAGGACCAGCTGAAGTGA